The nucleotide sequence CAAATGTAAATAATACTGAAGATTTCTACGATTTtagagaaattgaaaaaaaaaacacatgggctgaGGAGTCccaggcctaacaaagaaaatacgtttttttgtttgacatttgctttattcatcaacgtaatttccatcaagaacaacgcaatcattacagcgccgctctaacatttcaataccactttgtAGAATGGTTTATCTGTTGCCTCATTGTttgtttgccattgttttgattgacttatgattatcttgtttttggtcaacagtgagcaaacgcggtacGCACTCTGAACAGGGGTTTCTCATACTCAAATGCTCTTGCAGTATAAAACCAATGCATTcgtttgatatctttacgatgtcagctaactcacgcattttcacttttcgatcattcaacacgattttgtggattttttgatgttttgtggTATTACCGcgtcatttggacgtccactgcattGTACATCATTGGTGTCCATACGACCAGAAAACCGTCTTAGAACTCGCAAAACTGAgaaaatcatgaaattttaacagctgtatcaggttagtactaactgaaaaagaggtgaatgcaatggAATTTGTGCCATGTATTAGGTACGCAagtaagttctcgctgtttgtcaatagatgccgtgtgtgctagtcgattctaacataacctaaacgtcataaaccaagcttagacatatggtaaacaaactgcttcgtcacattagtgattttgcttTGGCATCATATACTTTTGGATTTGTGAAAATGACTGATTTTGAGCCGAATAATCGTCAGTTGCGAGGAGTGATTTTcgtctttcattcgaaaaaaaacggcagcTGAAGCgaatcgagagctacaaaaagtttatggagatactGCTTTAAGTAAAACCACGTACCAAGATTGGTTttgtcgcttcaaagacggcgattttaatgttgacggccgtccgcgtgaaggaaggccaaaaaccttcgaagtcgctgaattggaggcattgctcaatgaggattcgtgtcaaacgcaagaagagcttacttcagtattaggagttaccctataattcatttccaagcgattgcatgctttgggaatgattcagaaacagggggctTGGGTTGCTTATgcgttaaaaccaagggatgttgaacgtcgttttttcgcctgtgaccaactgctccagcggcaaaaaaggaaggggttcctttatcgcatcgtgacgggtgatgaaaaatggattcattacagcaatccaaaagaaaagaaagacatggggactgcccggtcatgcttctacgtcgtcgcctcggccgaatattcacgctgtgaAGGTTATGCTAGGTATTTGGTgtgaccaagttggtgttatttattatgaactgttaaaaccaagcgaaactgggggatcggtatcgacttcaattcaTGCGATTGAGCTGAGCATTGCGCGAGAAGCAgaagaaaaagtgattctacagcatgatagcgctcggcctcacgttgccaaacccgttaaaacctacctggaaacactgaaatgggaaatcctaccccacccgccatattctccagatattgctcCGACCGATTATCACCTGCTCCGATCGAGGGCACgtagtctagctgaccagcagttccattcgtatgaagacattaaaaaatggcttgatccgtggataacctcaaaagttttttttttttttttacagcgacggtatacgagatctaccagaaagatgggaaaaagtagtagccagcgatgggcaatactttcaatgattcacttgtaaccattttttcagaataaagttgtattttcatcaaaaaaacagcgagaaatTAGTTGTGCACCTAATATGTGTTCGGCTCGGGACATTTCAGCCCATATTAtacattatacagggtggcgcacgaatcgtgctacaaaaacaaaacgtaataactttttttctgtgtgagtaatcggcttttttttttttattttgcagattagtatttagatttacaaaaaatggaggcttgggataccgaaaagaggatttggatagtgcagcggtaccatgctttgcagtccatcatttccgtccaaagggaatttaggcgggagcttggcggcactcccccgagcagatggaccattatgaggcgggtgaacatgtttgctgaatctggaagcatcgcacgcagaccgtaccatcgagatccccatgttcgggtcgaagccacaatcgcggctgtagcatcgtcaattcaggcaaatccaagagtttcgactcgtaacttgtcggcgcaaattggagttagcagacggtcattgcagcggatagttcatgatgacttaaacttgtttccgtacaaagttcaaatcacaagcaaattaaaccctctggatttgcctattcgcctggaattttgccaaaaaattattgaaatggccgaagaagacaacaacttcataaattgcttgtttatgtctgatgaggcccattttgatctaaacggcaatgtaaacaagcaaaattgccgtatatggagtcaatcaaatccgcaaatactccatgagatggaactgcacccagaacgagtcacagtgtggtgcgcagtttcatcaaggtgcattgtcgggccatacttcttcgaagaaaacggtgtaacagcgactgtaaatggggaccgttatttaaacatgttgaaggagttttttttatccagaattgcggcgaagacgtatcccttttaacagcatttggttccagcaagatggagcaactgcacatatagccagaccggttatggaggagctccaacgaaaatttagaaataaattgatatccagaaattccactttccgctggcccccaaggtcacctgacctcactgtccaagcagtccatcacaacaataattgaggcgatcccgacttcaacccttcagtgcgcaatgaacaattttctcatcaggtgtcgcatatgcgtgaatgagcatagaggtcatttacgttctattattttcaaaactaattagttacataaaataaaattgaattatctatacaataaaaaaacaaaaagttaaatacattgattagaaaaaaagttattacgttttgtttttgtagcacgattcgtgcgccaccctgtatttgcatTTATACTTCGCGTTAAATGTCTTTTCTTTTGCTTCTTGGGCATATATTCCGCAAGTTTATAGAAGActaaatgtcaaagaattctcGGTATTTGTAAACTCAGCCAAAAAGTCTTCATCTGACATTTTGTATCCTTGTCTATCACTTACAAACATCAACCAATTTAGTGTCGACTTGTTGACTTGTCTTCTTGTGCTATAAGTTTGATCTTTAATGCAAGGAGAGGGCTCCTTAATCAAAATGcaagtcttttaaaaaatttacttttaccgTTTGTCCAGTTTGTAGTTTGGATATCCTAGAAAATACTCAGCACACCATTGGTACCTGTCCGGCCTATACAAATTATCGTTGTAAACTTTTTGGTGAAAAGACATTGGATCTCTTAAatataaacatgattttgagcattttttgaGTGATTATAAAGCTCTGTAAAAATTCTTATCCACCTGCCTCAAATACAGGGGGCTTAATCCTAATGAATTCTCGTAATCTGCTTGTAATTGGCTGTGTACtgattaatttatatttcatttcattagtCTTTCAATAACAATGTTGAagcgcaaaaaaaagaaaaaaattaactatatgccaaaataacctttttttaCCATACCCCCCACTGACAACTTATGTTATGCACGTACGgtctgttatttattattatgccagtgtaattatttaaatgtaatatgaaaaaagaacatgaaacagcaacaacagtacTTCGCTATCGTCGTTCAACTCACCACGTCATTGTAGTAGATTCCATTCAACACCAACATTATGCTGCCCTGCACGAATACCATCTGATACACCATGCAACGCAATATAACAAATCGGCCTTTTGTGGGTGTAACGCCTGGCAAgcacatacaacaacaacacaatggCGGTGTTCTAATCGGCACAGCCATACCCGCTGTCTCTTTGATGAAGCTCACCTCAGAGCCAATATAATGAAGGCATAACTGATAGAAGATAATCGCACCGACAGTAAACGAGAGATGCATCACAGTGTGGCAGCTGAACCAAATCTTGGGTAAGAACAGAGTGAGCAATGCCGCTAGGCTGATAAGTGGATATAGGGAGATGAGAGCTATGGAAGGACCGATCAGAGGTTTGCGCAAACGCTGTTTCAGTTTTGCGACTGTGGTGAGGAAAATGGAAATGTTGAGCATAAGAATCAGTATGGAGACAAAGATGGAAAGTGTGACAAATGGTGTGAGATCTGTGGAAGAGAAGTAAAATGTGAATAAGTTAAGTTAAGGCTTAAAAGGATAActgtgtatatgcgcatatgtatgtatgtgtgtacttactCGTGTAGTACTCTGATAATGTGGGATGTACGTAAACGCTGTAAGAAACATTGAATTCGTCGAAATTCTCATCACTCAGCGTGGGCGTTGAGGGTGCATCTTCGCTACTAATGCTAGCGACAAGTGTTGGAGCGGCGATCGTTGTTGCTGCGgtggtagtggtggtggtgTTAGCGGCTGTGGCCATTTTTACAGCTTTCGTTTGTCttttatgtatgcaaatttaGTTTTGTACTAAACAGGTTTTTCTCTGCGCTAAGGTAGGTTTTGCAGTATTTGTTGGTTGTTGATGTACCCTCTTTTATGGAACTGCAAGTAAATAAAGCgaatgaatatttatttgattaGATAGTTGATATAAAATATGATAGTTgttaagcaaatatttaaatactacGGCAAACTTCTTCTCCGCTATTTTCTTTAGTTATATggtatgtaatatttatttgtgttcTACTAATGATAAGGAAATCAGGCTGCATTTATAGTACAATACCTAAGTAAGCAGCGACCGAATTGTGAGTGGTGATTTGTATAGTATAGAATAGTAAGTTGTAATATAATTTAAGCGATTCTACAATAAAAGTAATGCGTTTTATGCTTTAGATAAAAGCGAAATGAACTGGTTTCAGATATATTGGGTCTGGCTGGCATCTGGTGGGAggcttcattttcatttaagcTCTGAATGCTTTGCTGGGAACCTATCCACACCCAATGTAGCGGAATGGTTAATAGAGACGAGGTGCCACATTTACCTAAATTAGCCTTCATccgatttttgaaaataatcacACACAGAATTGGCACACTAagtacaaaaattgtaattttatgcaaaaatatcattgtttttatttctattttttttgttttatttgtaaaagTAACAACTAATTAATAACACTGTGctcaaattttcaacttttttcaaagttttgatTGTTGATCCTACCTAATTGGAGCCTTCTAAATTTAACGGAGCCCTCCGTTTAGGAAAATTGTCTTTAGAAGCAACATTCTAAATTTTTCCATATTCTGTAGAAGTGTTATAGAAACTTAAAATCTCACACCCACATATCTCAGagaaaaaagtcaataaaataTTGAGAAACAATTTTGTATGTGTAAAATTTTAGCATAACTTTCCCGGTTTCGTTCAGgtcactaccgaatggtagccaccCAACAAGCCAGTTATATTTACTAAAGATTTAAATGACTTAGAATGGAATGGAAGCTGGTGTTCTGTTTCTTAGAATTTCAAagagtgaataaagatccaacggttCGTTGGCTGTACTTGTTGTACTTGACCAAGAAGAGGAATAAGAGTTTATTAGAGAATATGagtaaagatttttggaccctaTGACCTCTAGAATCCGATTGCTTCTATGTCAAAATGATTAATGGCAATGAAAATTTGATCGAATTTAGGGTtaggtaggtagaagtggcagtcggtctttAAACGAACTCACTTAGATTGTTGCCGATCCATTGTTATACGCCAGTAGCAGCTTATCTGGTACTCCTCGCTAaaagattttgttttaagtccaaacccattgatctgggGGACGCTTATATTTCTAAGGCCATAagtatcattcaagaacgatgagcCAAAGTGTCTAAAGCCAGTGGCATGCCACGCAAGACAATGATAGCGAAGATGTCTGTCAGACTCTTCCTCCTCTTCATTCTTGTAGCTTCTGAAATAGTCGAAATTAGGTATGTTCAATCTTAAGTAGCGCCTTTGAGCGCCTGACGTCTGACTttggccaaattttttttgtagtcaatcTCCATATCAAAAGGGAGGTGATTCGTGGTGCCCTCTCTCGCTAATTTGTCTGCCTACTCCCTGGTATGACACTATGCCCTGGCGCCCATATCAAATGGATACGGAAATATtccgccatctcgttaagagacgcCCGGCGTTTGCGAGTAATGGCGGAGTTAGTGACAACTCCACCAAAAGatttaattgccgcttggctatcggagtaaatataaaattatctaAATGTAGTACCAATTTTGCCTAACTAGGCCGCTACTGCATTAATGGCTAGAACTTTAGCCTGAAATATGCTTCAGTGATTAAGAGGAGCTGAAACGCTTACTTTTGGGTTAATTGATTTTCATTACATCGCAAACTGCAAATTTTGCAACTCGATGCAATGCaaaatgttttgtgttttttttgtattttttaacagatatttacattttatttatgtatgtatattatcaaagaaaataaactgaaaaatgatttgctaaactaaaattattaaaacttccTTATTTCGCATTTTCATCTGAACGCAGATTTCATCAGAATTTTAGAATTTGCAAAGAATTTCTTGACATACAGTATATATGAGGGccgtttgaaaagtccatgcaaaataaaagctacttaattgtttgtggtcaactttttttatttttcgacgtAGTCTTTataggcttatacacttcgcCCAGCGCAGTTCTAGTTTGTCTGGAAAATAGCCATtcatttctgcaatcacctccacGATTGAGTAAAATCTgtttcccgccagccatttcttcgaaTTGGGGAGCAAATCGTAGTTCGAGGGATGCGAGGAAGCGAAATATGGACAATAGGGAGTGTGAAAAGTGAacctatcttcttcttcttcttagcttcacagtctgtgggGAGGCATAGCTTCATTAACAATCTTCCTCCacttcactctctctctcttttgccATATTTTTCCTATTACGAGCGTTCATCACTTTCAAGTCTGCTTCGATGACGTCGGCCATCTTTTTTGGTCGGCCTTTTCTTCTTCCTCCTCCTAaagtaaacactttttttgaattcattCATTTGGCGTCTTATAATGTGGCCAATTCTTCTAATTCACTGAGCTTTAATAAAACGCATTATAATCGCACCACCACtaaggttttcaatttcgttgttgTAACAGATACTATACCTGTCGCCTCCAAGCCGAATAGAACCGTAGATTTTTCTTATAATGCTACTTGCAAATCGTAATAGCTGGTTTATATCATTAACTTTGCATGCACAGATTTCAGGTCAATAAGTAAGAACCGGAcgtattcaaattttatactttttcagTTCGAACCCCACTTACATTAATTTTgggaccacaactgctgaggcgtgagttgGTGAATTGTCGTGATGGAGAAGGAAAATCACTCGCCTTCCGCGTTTGAAATGAActtcaaacacaaagaaatggaTCGATCCGACTAAAACTAGGTGTGTTTTCTTCCAAGAGATGATACTAACTAAACATGTCCTCGATaggcgccagtagtgccatctctctgactttgcacgggcttctcaaacgaccctcgtatgttcatacatatgtacatccgtGAAAATAAGATTTAGATTTAACAAGAAAAGAGTAAGCAACAAAATTATATACGTACCCCGTGCAAAACTACATGCGggcatatgttttttttttttttgtaattttctccATAAATAAATTCTGTCTATGTATGCTTTTAAGACTGGCGAACTCTTAATCACAGcttgtttaataaatttacaaattatagCCGCATTCCTTTTACTtttaatacacacatacactcatatCAGCTCGTTTCCTTGCCTTCGCTCAACTCTTGTGCTGGGACTTACTCAACTCGCAGTCATTCACTCAGTCAGCTTAGCGCTATTACATAATTTTGCCATTCAAAATACACGCTTTTatgcgatttaatttttttcattaaattttgtatttttttggctACAAACTGGTTACCTAACGCCACAAGCGAGTCAAAGTCAACTTACTGTGTCTGGTAACGTTTAATTGGTAGCAGACATTTAATGGAACTTAGCCTCATTTAGCTGGGTTGGTGACTTACTGACTTACAATGTTTAATGTTAATGCTATTTACCTCTTGTAAAAAGCTTTAGCAGATTTTTATCAAATGGACcttcaattttttattggaaGAATGGTgtggagaaatattttttgtttttagtttagagtaactgtttttgttttttgtgccaTCATGTGATTCAGCTTAAACGCTCTGCAGGGTTGAGTTGGACTGTCCGTGTTgcctgtttgtgtgtgtgtgtgtgtgaaaagtGTGTTGCATGTCGTGTGTTTGTTCGTTGATTCTTCTGCTTTATGGTTCACAAAGCATCTTCTTTTTTGCTACAGTTATCTCCACCCGTTTACTTTTAACAACCACTTTGGCTCTTCAATGTCAATTTCTcaattaactaaaattaaataattgttcAAAACTAGTGGCACTCAGATTTATTTTCCGCCTTATCGAATATTAAGTCACGACAATTGAGTGCGACTTGGGTGGCAATGATTATTGATAAGCCTGAAAAACAATGTCGCCGCAAGACGTCATGCGCCACTGCAAGCTCTGCGTTTAATTAGCTGGTTTTCTAAAAAAGTAAgccacgaaaaaaaaaacgaaaataaacaacaaaaaaaaaaaacgagcgaAAATAACAATTCCAACAACAATTTCCtagatacacatttttttaccaaaaaaaaagtaaataataattaaataccaaTTTGTCAGTATCTGATTGCCGATGCCCGGAAATACTATAATGGGACTTTTTGTCAGTCACTCAGGCgtttaattgaattaataatTATCAATTTTCTCTGCTAATTGGTAGTTGTTTTTCTCgatggaaatttaaaaaagtgtgaATTATGTTGACAACTGGTTTTTGGACGGGAGGCAGAAAAATGCCTGCCATACTGATATAAGTTGCGGTTGAGTAATCCCTCCACAATTACTGAAAGTTTTTACGTTTGGACAAAGTTAACAAATTATTTAGGGAAGTATTTACACTCAGCGACAAAACGATAGCACATCAACATGTTCACTAGtttcgactattttttttagtgttaactattttttgtatgaaagtcCAACAAAACATCAAAGAAAAACTCTCAAACTTTTCTTCCCAATTCCGTGGGTTTAACTCTTTGCCTTAAAGCAATATGTGGGAGACGTGATCCTACTTCCGTGCTGGAAATAAGAACCTTGTATTAGACACGCATGACTTTTTCTGGCCAAAAGTGAAAAGCTATTAGGCTCTGTAtacttaacaaaaaatattctcaaattaaaaaaaaaaataataatttttttccaaacaaattttttccaaaagtatattttataaaaaaataaataattggcgtgtacacttctgttaggtgtttggccgagctcctcctcctatttgtggtgtgcgtcttgatgttgttccacaaatggagggacctacagtttaaagccgactccgaacgacagatatttttatgaggagctttttcatggcagaaatacactcggaggtttgccattgcctgccgaggtacgaaaaatgtttttattaattttgctttcaccgagattcgaaccaacgacctctctgtgaattccgaatggtaatcacgcaccaacccattcggctacggcggccgaacacTAAAAGATTAATTTACTGTTGAAACAGCTTGTATATATTAGTTATATGGGaactttatattgttttttagacCCTTTGTCTCAATACACTCCTGTagtattttttcaagttctaCTTTTAAGCAGGCATcatctctaaattgtcaaattatgcgaaACTGTATATAGATTTTGACGTTATaggaaacaaaagcaaaaacaaaatacattactCTGGCTATTTTTGCTCTACTGCTGGTACTGTTCAATGTGCCTCGGtctacttcttattatactcaagctagGTAGGTggggaaatggttgaagtaccactctggcactccccaagtatcATTTAAGCGACGTTTTGATACCTTTATGAGGCCTCCAACGGGTAGATATCTTCATCCAACCAGAGCTGCTGATGTGATGGAGAAAAgtaatgggatttaggttggcgcactgcaccagattgtcgaagaaaggagcttgCAGGAAACTTAATCGCCTGGCTGCCAAACACGgaaatttacagagaaagtgctgaaCAGTATCTTTCTCTCAACGGTcccacagcttttgcaatgggggttaatTGGCACACCTGGCGCATACTCAAGCTAACAAATGTACCACTTTTTAGAGGAATTTGCGACAATACCCAAAACTCTTGCTTCGCTTGACATGAAAGCGCTCTAATTTCTTTtcagtacagtaggttctgtttttatgcggcttttttttatgcggttttgaaacagtgcggtttttttttaattacaaaatgcatgtcgtcctatcgggaattgtacatataaacaagattctaaaccagctaagcaaaaactcatcacagattacatcagaaatgctaaccctacaagtatggaaccgcctgcataactatctagatcagacgtgtacatttcctaaagtgacgaaagtgattttacgccaaatcctaaacgaacgcgcaacatgtgggtattgtctgattctatttctgacttaaatttatttttcgattctgacgtttcttaaataaagatataattttcaaaaatacaatattttgtttatgcgattttatttaattatttcagattcatgcggtctatggaacgtatctatagttataatatgggactagtgcccttttttatgcgattttattacattatttcagatttatgcggttttagcatttgaaacgtatctatagttttactatagaactagtagctttttttatgctgtttcttgcggaacgtatctaccgcataaaaacagaacctactgtacttcCTTTCGGTTATATTGTGAGTTAATGCTTgaaaacgtcaagtttttcgACGCTAATTGTACCAGCCAACACCTGCCACCTTAATCAAATATGGTAAGAATGAATAATCCCAAGTACAAATTTCAAGATCAACGCgcaattggaaaaattcaatgcCATTTGTTggtaaaataaacaattattgactcttacatattttgttgcttattttgaaGTTCCATCAAACATAATTGCGCattgcaataaatatttgtggTATTACTTAGTATTCCTACTGCCATTATGGAAGTGTGTGCGCTCGAAAGAACGGCTTgtacttatgtaaatatgtatgtacatgagcaatatttgattttataattGGACACCACATAATAATTAACGAATTTGCATACGCCAATAAACTCCTAATAATTTAGTTTCCAATTTAAAAATCTTTCTAGTGATAAGTTTGGTTATTTTGGAATTAAGGATTTTGCGTCAAAACTTGCATCAGTTGACATAATTTATTGGTCGAAGTTATTCGCAATATAAATGTTTGACACTTATTTAACATGACTGCACAAGCTTGGTGAATAAGctagtttttttgtgttttttacgcACGCGCGCATTTGGGcacaagggtattataattttgctgtgcgtagcagcataaaaaatttagacagatatatttaagaaaaaagaaataactttcattcgttatatggaggaaATGAGCAACTCCGTAGGGTTCTAAaacttaatgggctataaa is from Anastrepha ludens isolate Willacy chromosome 4, idAnaLude1.1, whole genome shotgun sequence and encodes:
- the LOC128860873 gene encoding organic solute transporter alpha-like protein — its product is MATAANTTTTTTAATTIAAPTLVASISSEDAPSTPTLSDENFDEFNVSYSVYVHPTLSEYYTNLTPFVTLSIFVSILILMLNISIFLTTVAKLKQRLRKPLIGPSIALISLYPLISLAALLTLFLPKIWFSCHTVMHLSFTVGAIIFYQLCLHYIGSEVSFIKETAGMAVPIRTPPLCCCCMCLPGVTPTKGRFVILRCMVYQMVFVQGSIMLVLNGIYYNDVAFFHEVQSYFLPFIISSIILGVWGLNITVRVVNNIHADYSTTKKMFSLQLILLLCKMQYLILDKQLDRLLLGGEYPMNHTIYKQTIINFLVLVEMVFVSLFAQHAYKIPIQIDDN